CTGCAGCTGATCGTGAACGGCGAGTTCTACGATTTCGAGCGGATCCGTGCCGAGCTCCAGGCGCGGGGCTGCGTCTTCCGCACGCAGAGCGACAGCGAGATCGCGCTGCACCTCTACCGCGAATTCGGCACGGCGGGCCTCGGGCGGCTACGCGGCGAGTTCGCCCTGGTGCTCTACGATGCCGTCGAGCGTCAGCTCGTGGTGATGCGGGATCGCTTCGGCATCAAGCCGCTCTTCGTGGCCGAGCACGACGGCGCCCTCTGGGTCGGGTCCGAAATCAAGGCCCTGGTGGCGGCGGGCGTGCCGGCTTTCTGGGACCTCGATGCCTATGTCTCGCGGGGGTTCTATCTCGGCAACCGCACCCTGTTCCAGGGCATCCGCAGCCTCGCGCCCGGCCATCTCCTGATCGCCTCGCCGGGCCATATCCGCGAGCGCGCCTATTGGGATCTCGATTTCCCCGCCGCGGCGGCACTGGATAGCGCCGCCATCGACGAGGCGGAGGCGGTCGAGGGCTTGCGCGCCGAGATCCTCGAAGCCGTCGGCCTGCGCCTGCGGGCGGATGTCCCCATCGCCGTCTATCTCAGCGGCGGGATCGATTCCTCGGCCATGCTGGGCTGCGCCACCCGTCTGCGCGGCACGCCCCTCGACGCCTTCACCCTGTCCTTCACGGATGACGGCGATTACGACGAGCGCCGCTTCGCCGCCGAAGCCGCCAGCTTCAACGGCGCCCGCTTCCACCCGATCCCGGTGACGCAGGACGATCTCGCCGACGATTTCGAGGAGGCGCTCTGGCACAACGAAGTGCCGTTCTTCAACGCGCACGGGGTCGCCAAGTACCGGCTCAGCCGCGTCGTCGCGCAGGCCAGGTTCAAGGTCGTGATCACCGGCGAAGGGGCCGACGAGATATTCGCCGGCTACCCGCATTTTCGCCGCGACATGCTCCTGTACAATGCCGAGCGCCAGGATCCCGGCCTGGTGGCGGATCTGCGCGCCCGCCTCGCCCGCAGCGAGGGCGGATATGGCGGCACCACGCTTCCCGCCGACGCGGCCTGGATGACCGACCGCCTGGGACACGGCGTGTCCTGGGTCGGCAACCAATCGGCCTGGTTCGATGCCCTGCGGGCGCTCTACGACGGGCCGACGCGGCGGCGCAGCGCCGGGATCGGCGCCTATCGCCGCTTCTACAACGGCCTCGACCACGCCCGCATGGCGGGCCGAGATCCGCTGCACCGCTCCATGTATCTCTGGGCCAAGAGCTTCCTGCCCAACTTCGTCCTCACGACGCTGGGCGACCGGATGGAGATGGCCAACAGCATCGAGGGCCGCGTGCCGCTCCTCGATCATCACGTCGCCGAATACGCGGCCCGGCTTCCGGTCTGGCTCAAGATCCGGGGCGCCACCGAGAAGCATGTGTTCCGGGAGGCCATGCGGCCCTTCCTCCCCGAGGCGCTCTATCGCCGCAAGAAGCACTATTTCCGCGCGCCCCCGGCGATGTCGGCGCAGCGGAACCGGCTGGCACAGCTCGTCGCCGACACGCTGGCGAGCCGCCACCTGGAGGATCTTCCCTTCTTCGATGCTCGGGCGGTCCGCAAGGCTCACGCCGAGGCCGCCGCCCTGCCGCCCGAGCGCCAAGCCCTTCTCGATCCCATGTTCACCGAGATCACGAGCCTGTGCCTGATGCAGCGGCGCTTCGGCCTCGCGACGCACCCGGCCACCCTCTCGCCCGAGGCGAGCGTCCGGGAGGCCGCGGCATGAAGATCGGGATCGTCGGTGCGGGCCTCAACGGCCTCGCCTTCGCCCTGCTGCTGAAGCGTTTCGGCCTCAAGGCGGAGATCTTCGAGCGCGGCGACGGACCGCGCGATGCGGGCTCGGGCATCTATCTCTGGCCGCAGGGGGTGCAGGTGCTGCGCTTCATGATCGGCGACGATCGCGTCCTCGCGGCCGGCCAGCCGATCGAGTATCTCGACACCCATGACCGCGGCGGCCGGCTGATCCACCGTCAGCCGGTCCGGCTCGAAGGGTTCGAGTTCCCGGCCCCGGCGGTGATGTTCCACCGCACGCGCCTGTTCCGCCTCCTGCGGGAGGCGCTCGACGCGGATGCGGTCGCCTACAACAGCGCCTGCACAGGGATCGAGCAGGACGCGGATGGGGTCACGGCCCATTTCGCGGACGGGCGCAGCCGCCGCTTCGACCTCCTGGTCGGCGCGGACGGCGTCTTCTCCGGCGTGCGCGGCTGCATCGCTCCCGAGGCGGTGGCGACCGACACCGGGGTGGCCGCCTGCCGCGGGATCGTGACCTTCTCGGATCCGGCGCTGCACGGCGATCGCTGCCAGATCTTCAGCTATGACGGGGCGCGGGTGGTGACCTATCCACTCGATGTGCGCCAGGGGCTGCGCTACTGGTTCTACGCCTACCGGCACGGCGGTCGCCCGCTTCTCGGCAAGGCGGCCATCATGGCGCAGGTCTCCGGGCTGGCCGAACCGCTCCCGGCGATGATCGCCGCCACCGGGCCGGATGCGATGATCAGCAACCGCCTGCATCGCGTCGACGGGCTCGATGCCTGGCACAGGGGACGGGTCGTCCTTCTCGGCGACAGCGCCCACGCCATGCTGCCGACCCTGGGCTACGGCTTCACCCTCGGCCTGGAGAACGGGTTCGCCCTGGCCCAGGCGCTGCTCTGCAACTGCGACGCCACGCTCGAGAGCGGCCTGCGGCGCTTCGATCGGCGGGTGCGCCTGCGCTCCCGCGAGATGGTGGCGGTGATGAGCGACCTGACGGACCTGTTCTACTTCCAGAAGGAGGGCGCCGTCACCCGGGACAGTCTTCAGGCCCATATGGCGCGGTTCCGCACCCTCGCCGAAACGACGCTGTTCTGATGAGCGACGATGCCTATCGCCATGCGGTGCGCGCCTTCGTGGCTGCACGGATCGCCCCCGCGATCGAGGAATGGGAGCGGGCGGGCGCCTATCCGGCGAGCCTGCATGCCGAGGCGGGGGCCGCCGGCCTCCTCGCCTTCGGTGAGCCGCCCGGGCCCGCCCCGGTCGAGCATCCGGCGCGCCGGCGCATCCTGATCGAGGAGATCACCCGCGGCGGGTCGCAGGGCCTGACCATGGGACTCGCCTCGCACGGAGTGAGCCTCGCCATCCTGGCGCAGGCCGACCCGGACTGGGCCGGGCCGGTGATCCGCACCGTGCAGTCCGGGGAGCGGACCATCGCGCTCGCTCTCACCGAGCCGCAGGCCGGCTCCGACCTCGCGGCCCTGAGGGCGCGGGCGGAGCCGGTAGCAGACGGCTGGACCATCACCGGCGAGAAGCGTTTCATCTGCAACGGCACGCGGGCCGATTGCCTCGTGGTCGGGGCGGTGACGGAGGCCGGGCTCGGCCTGTTCCTGGTGGAGCGCCCGCAGCCGGGCCTGACCGCCGAGCCTCTGGCGGCGGCGGGCTGGCGCTGCCTGCCGCTCGCGGCGCTGCGCTTCGCCGGGGTTCCGGCGCGCCTCGTCGTGGCGCCGGACCGGGCAGCCCGGGTGCTGCAGCGGGCGCTCGCCCAGGAACGGCTCAACCTCGCCGTGATGGCGCTGGCCTCCGCGGAATGCGTGCGCGACGCTGCGTTGCATCATGCCCGCACGCGGATGGTGCGCGGCGCCTCCCTGGATGCGATGTCCCATATCCGCCAGCGCCTGGCGGAGATCGCCACCCGCATCGCCCTCGCCCGCTGCTTCGTCGATTCGACCGCCGCGACCGCCGAGGCCTCCCGCATCGCCATGGCCAAGAACGCCGCGGTCGCGGCGCTCGAGGAGGCGGCCCGAACGGCCGTGCAGATCCTCGGCGCGGCCGGATGCGTCGCGCCCTCGGTGGTCGAACGCACCCAGCGCGACGCGCCGCTCATCGCCATCGGCGGCGGCACCACCGAAGTCATGAACGAGATCATCGCCCGCAGCCTCGCCAAGGAGACGCCAGCCCCATGACGACGATCCCCGATCACGCGTTGCGCCACAGCCGCGCGCTGCTCGACCATGTGTTCCAGCGCCAGTGCGGCCTCACGCTCGTGGAGCAGGAGCCCGGCCGGTGCCTGTGCCGCCTGACCGTCACGCCCGCCATCGACAATCTCAGCCATTGCCTGCATGGCGGCGTGACCTACGCCATGCTCGACGTGACCAGCATGCTGGCGACCCTGCCGCTTCTCGGACCCGACGAATATGCCGTCAGCACCAGCATGGCGGTTTCGATCCTGACCGCGGTCCCGCGCAATACAGAGGCGGAATTCGAAAGCCAGGTCGTTCGCGCGGGCCGCACGATGATCTTCACCAGCTGCCGGGCCGTGCGGATCGGGCAGGATGGCCGGAGAACCGTCTTCGCCACCGGGCAGATCACGAAAGCGCGTCTGCGCCAGGACATTCGCGCCTTGACCCGCGCGGCCTGACCCGTCGGCGGCATCCGACACCCGATGATGGCTTCGCCAGGCGGATGTCGGCTTGGCTCAGGCGGATGGTTCTCCGCCCCATCCCGGATTCTCCGCCCCTTCGCGCTCCCTCTTGCATGTTTGACGGGCCGACCAGCGCACCAAGCTGTGAGGTGCGTCGCGGCCGGTGGCCACCGGCCGCGACGCGGGCGGCCGGGATCGATCTCCCTCTAGGATTGGCACCGTGGGAAAGCAGGATCCGGCCGCCCTCTGGCTCTTGTCCTGAACAGATGCTGGGGAGCAAGTCCCGTATGCAAGGCAAGGAAGTGTCCAAACAAGAGACCGCGGGCAAGTCTAGCGTGGGGATCGACGTCAGCAAGAGCTGGCTCGACGTCCACGTCCTCCCCTCCGGCCAAGCCC
This region of Methylobacterium nodulans ORS 2060 genomic DNA includes:
- the asnB gene encoding asparagine synthase (glutamine-hydrolyzing) — translated: MCGFLAVFHGGPRPLAPSTILAGLSAIRHRGPDERDIWLDPEAGVALGHTRLSIIGLSNGRQPIASQDGALQLIVNGEFYDFERIRAELQARGCVFRTQSDSEIALHLYREFGTAGLGRLRGEFALVLYDAVERQLVVMRDRFGIKPLFVAEHDGALWVGSEIKALVAAGVPAFWDLDAYVSRGFYLGNRTLFQGIRSLAPGHLLIASPGHIRERAYWDLDFPAAAALDSAAIDEAEAVEGLRAEILEAVGLRLRADVPIAVYLSGGIDSSAMLGCATRLRGTPLDAFTLSFTDDGDYDERRFAAEAASFNGARFHPIPVTQDDLADDFEEALWHNEVPFFNAHGVAKYRLSRVVAQARFKVVITGEGADEIFAGYPHFRRDMLLYNAERQDPGLVADLRARLARSEGGYGGTTLPADAAWMTDRLGHGVSWVGNQSAWFDALRALYDGPTRRRSAGIGAYRRFYNGLDHARMAGRDPLHRSMYLWAKSFLPNFVLTTLGDRMEMANSIEGRVPLLDHHVAEYAARLPVWLKIRGATEKHVFREAMRPFLPEALYRRKKHYFRAPPAMSAQRNRLAQLVADTLASRHLEDLPFFDARAVRKAHAEAAALPPERQALLDPMFTEITSLCLMQRRFGLATHPATLSPEASVREAAA
- a CDS encoding FAD-dependent oxidoreductase, translated to MKIGIVGAGLNGLAFALLLKRFGLKAEIFERGDGPRDAGSGIYLWPQGVQVLRFMIGDDRVLAAGQPIEYLDTHDRGGRLIHRQPVRLEGFEFPAPAVMFHRTRLFRLLREALDADAVAYNSACTGIEQDADGVTAHFADGRSRRFDLLVGADGVFSGVRGCIAPEAVATDTGVAACRGIVTFSDPALHGDRCQIFSYDGARVVTYPLDVRQGLRYWFYAYRHGGRPLLGKAAIMAQVSGLAEPLPAMIAATGPDAMISNRLHRVDGLDAWHRGRVVLLGDSAHAMLPTLGYGFTLGLENGFALAQALLCNCDATLESGLRRFDRRVRLRSREMVAVMSDLTDLFYFQKEGAVTRDSLQAHMARFRTLAETTLF
- a CDS encoding acyl-CoA dehydrogenase family protein gives rise to the protein MSDDAYRHAVRAFVAARIAPAIEEWERAGAYPASLHAEAGAAGLLAFGEPPGPAPVEHPARRRILIEEITRGGSQGLTMGLASHGVSLAILAQADPDWAGPVIRTVQSGERTIALALTEPQAGSDLAALRARAEPVADGWTITGEKRFICNGTRADCLVVGAVTEAGLGLFLVERPQPGLTAEPLAAAGWRCLPLAALRFAGVPARLVVAPDRAARVLQRALAQERLNLAVMALASAECVRDAALHHARTRMVRGASLDAMSHIRQRLAEIATRIALARCFVDSTAATAEASRIAMAKNAAVAALEEAARTAVQILGAAGCVAPSVVERTQRDAPLIAIGGGTTEVMNEIIARSLAKETPAP
- a CDS encoding PaaI family thioesterase, giving the protein MTTIPDHALRHSRALLDHVFQRQCGLTLVEQEPGRCLCRLTVTPAIDNLSHCLHGGVTYAMLDVTSMLATLPLLGPDEYAVSTSMAVSILTAVPRNTEAEFESQVVRAGRTMIFTSCRAVRIGQDGRRTVFATGQITKARLRQDIRALTRAA